GCACcggacggcacgccgaACGAGCACTTGCTCGTCATTCCCTACACGCTGGATGTGAACGACATGAAGTTTGCCAACACGCCGGGCTTCTTCAACAGCGACTCGTTCTACCAGTACATGgtcgactcgctcgagacgctccttctcgagggcgacgaggcgccgcgcatgaTGACCGTCGGGCTCCACTGCCGCATTGTCGGCCGGCCgggccgcgcgtgcgccttgcgcaaGTTCCTCGAGTAcgtccagcgcaaggacgccgagctgcgcgcaaCCGGCGGTGGAATCTGGGTCGCGACGCGTGGCGAGATTGCCGAGCactggcgcagcgtgcaccCCCCTCTGTAGACTACAACAGACTTAGCTACTGGGAATCGGGACAGCAggaagcgcggcgcgctgctctgGCGTCGTGATgcccgccgcctcgagtgCGCGgttgcggcggccgacgatgcgcaggcgcttgaTTCCGCCGTCCGGGAAGATGATCAGGCGCACATGCGTAAAGACGCGCGAACGTGCACCCTCTTCCACCTCGTAGTAGTGCTGCTTGCCTGGGCCGAGCTTGGTGCGGCCCAGGATCGGGAACCACTTGGGCGAgtcgaccgcctcgtgCTCCCCCGGCACATCCTCGGGCCCTTCGTAGTAGCAGCCGTGCAGCACGCAACTCTCGGGAAAGTTGCCCAGGAAGTGGATGGTATCGATCTCGACACGGCTCAGCAcgcccgcctcgcccaGCCGCACGACCACCCAGTCGTGGTGgttcggcgtgcgcgagcgcttgGTCTCCCAGCCGTCGCCCATATCCTTGCCGCGGCCGGGCAGGAGGATATTGGGCCCGATACCAAAGTGCTGGTCGTTGGTGTACACCACGCGACCGCCGTTGAGCACATGCGCAAGGTCGAGCGTGTTCAGCTCGGGATGGCCCGGCACCACCTCTTCACTCACACCCGCACCGACCGGGGGGACTTGCACGACACCATACACGCGGAAGCGCGAGATACCGCCGTCAGGGATCATGTGCAGCTGGATGTGCGTGTACGTCTTGGGCGTTCCCGCAGGGTCCGAATAAGCGTAGACGTGGTGCGCAAGCGGGCCACACGGCACCTCGGGCAGGATCGGCTCCCAGCACTTGTCGTCCGCCttgggcgccggcgcgtcttCCGGCAGGTGGGCGCCGTacacggcggcggccgggcCCTCGTTGCCGTTAAAGGTCGTGGTATCGATATCAAATCCGGTGATCCGACCGCCGCCCGAAGGTCCAAGACGCAAGATCGCCCAGTCGTACGTGGGATTGTGGCGACGCGACTCCCAGCCATCGTACAGCGCGCCGTTCGGCCCAAACTGGCCTTTGAGTGACTCGGCGGGGCCGGGCTTGATGAGGTTCGAAGCAGCAGCAAACCACTCGTCCGAGCATCCTAGGACCTGGCCGCCAAGAGCGGAAGACGACACCTCGACAGAGGTCACGGCCAGCGTACGGCTttgctcctcgagcgagatGGGCAGGAAGGACATGGGGAATGATAAACCTTCAGACGCCTCCACACCCAAGATAAGCGTGCCTCCACTACGCCTGGCCTACTTTCTTCAGTCCGGGGATGGGCAGCGAGAGCTTCTCGTTGCGTTCCCAGAACTGGACGAGGGTGCGTGCCGTAGCTTGAGGCTGGTCCTGCATTAGTTGTTATACGCACTTCTTGTACACAATGCCCCGCATGGGGCTCTACATTCAGTTGGTATTTGCCTTGCATCTGCCCAATCATCAGCTCCTGGTCGAGATTGTCGGTCTCGGCAAGGATGAgcagccgcgccgcgcggcacgtcAGGAACCGGCTCGAGAGCCCTGTAAACCAGCCTCGCCAAAAGGGCTCCGTAGAAATAAGATCGGCCGACCAGCGATAAGCAAGCGGCTCGCACGACGGCACTTTGCGGACGAGCGAAGGgacgctgcgtcgcgcactGTCCAGGTTGCGGATCGTGCGTGTCTCGACGTGCCACTGGATCGCAGCCTCGACACTGACGAACCCTTCAGGACGGCGCCGGACGATTTCGCCCATCTGGGGTAGGAGACGCAGCGACGTGCCTTCGACAATGTCGATCATCGCCACGCCGCTCACCCGCGCAAGCGAGCGCGACTGAAGGGCATGTGCAACAGATGTTACGACAGCGCCGCCCATCGAGTGGCCGATCAGGACAAACGCAGGGCGTTTGTGCTCCTCCGGAAAGACGGTCGAGAGTACCGACCAGAGATCCGAggtgagcgcgtcgagcgacatgTCGCGCACCACATTGTCGGGATATTGCGAGCGCCCGTGCCCGCGGCAGTCGTACGCCAGAACGCCGACTTCGCCGCGCGTGAGCCGCGTTACCTCTTTTGCCATAAGCGCAAAGGAAAGCGCGCCGAATCCGGCGCCATGGTGGCACACAAACACCGTCGTATTCGCCAAGCTCCCGTCCGGCGCAGCATTCCGGGGCGGAGTAAAGTAGGTGCGCACTTTCGCAGggacctcggcgccgtccACGGGAATCTCGACTTCCAGAGCCGCCGCGAAGCAGTCGTCTGACTTTTCCGGTGTATAGGCCGCGGGGGCGCGGGCGGGGGGGACAAGCAGCCCAGGGTTCACAACACGTGAAGGACGCTCCCCAGGGAGGTCGCCAAGGGTATCCGCttcttcctcctcctcttccaAGGGAGGGTTAGGCGCAGCCGAGGCACGCTTCTTGAGCGCCGCCACGCGTAAATTCGCCCCGTCGGGCATTGTGGAGGCAAGACGCACGGCGGCTTGGCCAGGGCAGCGAGGAAATATTCATGAGGTCGTACGCTATGGAATTACAGGAAAAAGGTGCCGGCCAGAAGCACACAGAGAGTCATCGCAAGACCCGTCATGGCACTGTTCATCGGCACCGTGCGGACACCCGCGTTGGGGGCAGTAGGGTTGGACGTGCCCGTGGCCGAGCCTTCGGCATTGAAAGCGTTGATGGTGTTGGACGACTTGGCCGAGTTCGAGACGGAATTAACGTAGCTCGACGCAGCGTTGGCATTTCCAGAGTACTTGGAAGAAGCGTATTGGGAAAGCGAGTTGGCACTAGCACCATAGGTCTGCAGCGTGCCCATCGCCTTGCTGTAGGACTGGTTGGGGTCCTTGGCATTGACCGTGACCGGCGCACCCGAGGTAGGAGCGGCTACATTAGTATTAAAACATACCATTCGTCGAGGCAGATTCAGCGTGGTTCTGGACGCCTTGGACGACTTTCGAGGCACCCTTGTTCACGTCGGAGACCGCAGTGGTAATGGCGCCACCGAGGTTGTCCGTAGCGTGCGCCCAACCTTGTGCGATGCTGTCGTAGGCGGACTTGGCCGCGTCTTTGTAAGTCAGTACAACGTACCCTTCTGCGCGGCAGTcagctgcacgagcagcgcgaccagAGCAACCAACGCGAGCCAAGCCTTCATGGCGGATGGAGAGAAAGGTGGCGGTGTGCGACAAAAATGCCAGGGGGTGTCACTCCGCACGATGACGTAATGTATCGGTAGAACTCTATGCCAAGACAGACCAATGAGATGTTGTAATTATGTGGTCTGTGCGGGGTGGCAACTACGGCGCTAATAGCCTTGGACGACCTTGGGCTGGTagggcgcctcgaggtaCGCAATCTCTTCGTCAGAAAGCTTGACCTTGACAGCGTCGATGGCCTGGTCAATGCGCTCTTTCTTGCTCAGGCCCATGATAGGGTAGACGCCCTGCTTGGATAGACTCCAGGCAATGGCCACTTGGGCCATAGGGACGCCTTTCTTCGCAGCCACCTCCTCGACACGGTTGACAATCTGCTTGTCGACTTCCGACTCGCGCGAACGGATCATGTTTTTCAGCATGGCATCCGactgctcgcgcgtc
This sequence is a window from Malassezia japonica chromosome 5, complete sequence. Protein-coding genes within it:
- the DAL2 gene encoding Allantoicase (COG:F; EggNog:ENOG503NWKI), producing MSFLPISLEEQSRTLAVTSVEVSSSALGGQVLGCSDEWFAAASNLIKPGPAESLKGQFGPNGALYDGWESRRHNPTYDWAILRLGPSGGGRITGFDIDTTTFNGNEGPAAAVYGAHLPEDAPAPKADDKCWEPILPEVPCGPLAHHVYAYSDPAGTPKTYTHIQLHMIPDGGISRFRVYGVVQVPPVGAGVSEEVVPGHPELNTLDLAHVLNGGRVVYTNDQHFGIGPNILLPGRGKDMGDGWETKRSRTPNHHDWVVVRLGEAGVLSRVEIDTIHFLGNFPESCVLHGCYYEGPEDVPGEHEAVDSPKWFPILGRTKLGPGKQHYYEVEEGARSRVFTHVRLIIFPDGGIKRLRIVGRRNRALEAAGITTPEQRAALPAVPIPSS
- the PPE1 gene encoding protein phosphatase methylesterase-1 (MEROPS:MER0036069; BUSCO:EOG09264E5J; EggNog:ENOG503NYW4; COG:S) encodes the protein MPDGANLRVAALKKRASAAPNPPLEEEEEEADTLGDLPGERPSRVVNPGLLVPPARAPAAYTPEKSDDCFAAALEVEIPVDGAEVPAKVRTYFTPPRNAAPDGSLANTTVFVCHHGAGFGALSFALMAKEVTRLTRGEVGVLAYDCRGHGRSQYPDNVVRDMSLDALTSDLWSVLSTVFPEEHKRPAFVLIGHSMGGAVVTSVAHALQSRSLARVSGVAMIDIVEGTSLRLLPQMGEIVRRRPEGFVSVEAAIQWHVETRTIRNLDSARRSVPSLVRKVPSCEPLAYRWSADLISTEPFWRGWFTGLSSRFLTCRAARLLILAETDNLDQELMIGQMQGKYQLNDQPQATARTLVQFWERNEKLSLPIPGLKKVGQA
- a CDS encoding uncharacterized protein (SECRETED:SignalP(1-20)) encodes the protein MKAWLALVALVALLVQLTAAQKDAAKSAYDSIAQGWAHATDNLGGAITTAVSDVNKGASKVVQGVQNHAESASTNAAPTSGAPVTVNAKDPNQSYSKAMGTLQTYGASANSLSQYASSKYSGNANAASSYVNSVSNSAKSSNTINAFNAEGSATGTSNPTAPNAGVRTVPMNSAMTGLAMTLCVLLAGTFFL